In Alphaproteobacteria bacterium, one genomic interval encodes:
- the fmt gene encoding methionyl-tRNA formyltransferase, producing MTTPPLKIIFMGTPAFSVPTLQALLNSHHDIVAVYSQPPRPSGRGHQIQKSDIHQVADAAGLAVFTPLSLKGIDEQALFASHNADIAIVVAYGLILPKAILEAPRLGCINVHASLLPRWRGAAPIQRSIEAGDPETGITIMKMDEGLDTGPMFLKKSIPITPQTTASSLHDALSIMGGPLLLEALEGYAAGTLLPTPQPTEGVTYAAKLTKEEGQINWQESADVLVRKIQALSPWPGVWFEHNGTRLKVSSAEAIPNTSGAPGTVLDDQLTIACGKDALRIKMIQRPGGAALDAVSFLRGYSLPVGTVMPCPATN from the coding sequence ATGACCACACCTCCCCTAAAGATCATTTTCATGGGGACACCTGCATTTTCTGTTCCAACCCTTCAAGCTTTATTGAATAGTCATCACGACATTGTTGCGGTCTATTCTCAACCTCCCCGCCCCAGTGGGCGCGGCCATCAAATTCAAAAGAGTGACATCCACCAAGTTGCAGACGCGGCAGGACTTGCCGTCTTTACCCCATTAAGTCTGAAAGGCATTGATGAGCAAGCTCTTTTTGCTTCCCACAACGCGGATATTGCCATTGTCGTTGCCTATGGATTAATTTTACCAAAAGCCATTTTGGAGGCGCCCCGATTGGGATGTATAAATGTTCATGCGTCCCTCTTGCCCAGATGGCGCGGAGCTGCACCTATTCAACGGTCCATTGAAGCGGGCGATCCAGAAACCGGCATTACCATTATGAAAATGGATGAAGGTCTCGATACCGGTCCGATGTTTCTTAAAAAAAGTATTCCGATCACACCCCAAACAACAGCGTCCTCTTTGCATGATGCTCTCTCAATCATGGGGGGGCCTCTCCTTCTTGAAGCGTTAGAAGGTTATGCGGCGGGAACTTTACTTCCCACACCGCAACCGACAGAGGGCGTGACTTACGCTGCCAAACTGACGAAGGAAGAAGGCCAAATCAATTGGCAGGAATCAGCGGATGTTTTGGTTCGGAAAATTCAAGCGCTATCCCCTTGGCCGGGTGTTTGGTTTGAGCACAATGGCACTCGGTTGAAAGTCTCTTCCGCCGAAGCGATTCCCAACACATCAGGGGCTCCAGGAACCGTTCTTGACGACCAATTGACCATCGCTTGTGGAAAAGACGCTTTGCGCATCAAAATGATCCAGCGCCCCGGCGGTGCAGCATTAGACGCGGTCAGCTTTTTGAGGGGTTATTCCTTGCCCGTCGGAACCGTGATGCCATGCCCCGCTACAAATTAA
- a CDS encoding ferredoxin family protein, protein MTYVVTEACIRCKYMDCVEVCPVDCFYEGENMLVINPEECIDCGVCEPECPAEAIIPDTAQGSEKWVEMNRQYAEKWPNITRKGTSPADADEWLTVKNKFQDHFSDKPMGVKS, encoded by the coding sequence ATGACTTACGTTGTTACAGAAGCCTGCATTAGATGTAAATACATGGATTGTGTTGAAGTCTGTCCCGTTGATTGTTTTTACGAAGGCGAGAACATGCTCGTCATCAATCCGGAAGAATGCATTGATTGTGGTGTTTGTGAACCTGAATGTCCGGCGGAAGCGATTATTCCTGACACGGCACAAGGGTCCGAGAAATGGGTTGAAATGAATCGGCAATATGCTGAGAAGTGGCCCAACATCACCCGTAAAGGCACTTCACCTGCGGACGCTGACGAATGGCTAACCGTAAAGAACAAGTTTCAAGATCACTTTAGTGATAAACCAATGGGGGTTAAATCATAG
- the truA gene encoding tRNA pseudouridine(38-40) synthase TruA, with the protein MPRYKLTIEYEGNRFSGWQRQRKQTSVQSTIEDAIKALFDQDVIVEGAGRTDAGVHALGQVAHVDLNHDVPGYRLCDGLNHYLRNRGVVILKAEEAAPDFHARFSATGRVYEYRIYNRRAPLVLEANQAWHVIAPLDVEKMIEAAKHLVGHHDFTSFRATRCQANSPVRTLDAFDIRYVPMEGGGYIIAEVASRSFLHNQVRIMMGTLKRIGEGCIDVDMIPTMLEARDRRLSGPTAPPQGLYLKSIAY; encoded by the coding sequence ATGCCCCGCTACAAATTAACCATCGAATATGAGGGCAATCGCTTTAGCGGGTGGCAACGCCAGAGAAAGCAAACGTCCGTCCAAAGCACCATCGAAGATGCCATCAAAGCATTGTTTGATCAAGATGTCATTGTGGAAGGCGCGGGCCGCACCGATGCGGGCGTTCATGCTTTGGGACAAGTGGCTCACGTTGATTTGAATCATGATGTTCCCGGTTATCGTTTGTGCGATGGCTTGAATCATTATTTACGCAATCGCGGTGTCGTTATTCTAAAAGCAGAAGAAGCGGCGCCTGATTTTCACGCGCGATTTTCCGCAACCGGGCGGGTGTATGAATATCGCATTTACAATCGTCGGGCTCCCCTGGTCCTTGAGGCCAATCAAGCCTGGCACGTGATTGCGCCCTTAGATGTGGAAAAGATGATTGAGGCGGCGAAGCACCTTGTAGGACATCATGATTTCACAAGTTTTCGCGCAACCCGTTGTCAGGCGAATTCCCCCGTTAGAACGCTTGATGCTTTTGATATTCGTTACGTGCCCATGGAAGGGGGTGGGTATATTATTGCAGAAGTTGCCTCTCGTTCTTTTTTGCACAATCAGGTGCGTATTATGATGGGAACCTTGAAGAGGATTGGGGAGGGATGCATCGACGTGGATATGATTCCGACGATGCTTGAGGCCCGCGACCGTCGACTCAGTGGTCCTACAGCGCCGCCGCAAGGGCTGTATTTGAAAAGCATTGCGTACTAA
- the cadA gene encoding cadmium-translocating P-type ATPase, with protein sequence MAQLQKLLGFGSRWQMQLVCLSILMIFAHLLLKILPFPSLGSIPLENYPLIFVITVGGLPLLAQILLKVKRGDFGADVLAAIALITAALLDQYLAATLIILMLASGQALETYALGKASSVLKALADRMPSTAHLKEGETIREINLNDIKIGDQIAVFPHEVSPVDGVVYEGQGKMDESYLTGEPYQLAKAPGTTILSGAINGETMLIVQAEKLPVDSRYNKIVEVMTESQQKRPTLRRLGDQVGAVFVPIALGFAGLAWVLSGDPMRFLSVLVIATPCPLLIAIPITIISAISMAARQGIIIKDPVALERLPTCRTAIFDKTGTLTYGKPELINAFIAPGFEEMRVLQLASSLEKYSKHPLAQGFIKATRKHKLLLREATKVSERPGQGLTGVIEGQKIHITHRKRLLEVSPNIAAHLPSINPGLECIVMINNAYAGTFQFRDAPRKEGLSFIRHLGPKHKINRILLVSGDKESEVRYLADLLKIREVHFSQSPEQKLDIMRHEIALAPTLFVGDGINDAPALTLATVGIAFGSENNITAAAAGVVVLDNNLRKVDQFIHISYTMRKIALQSAVGGMVLSLIGMGFAAFGYITPVAGALLQEGIDILAIFNALRLTFGQKIKTDMKG encoded by the coding sequence GGAAGCATCCCCCTTGAGAACTACCCCCTTATATTTGTGATAACAGTGGGAGGATTGCCCTTGCTTGCCCAGATTCTCCTTAAAGTCAAAAGGGGCGATTTTGGGGCTGATGTCCTGGCTGCAATTGCGCTCATTACGGCAGCCCTTCTCGACCAGTACCTCGCAGCCACCTTAATTATCTTGATGTTGGCCAGTGGGCAGGCTCTGGAAACTTATGCCTTGGGAAAAGCTTCTTCTGTCCTGAAAGCCCTGGCGGATCGGATGCCGTCCACGGCGCATTTAAAAGAAGGAGAGACTATTCGGGAAATTAATCTTAACGACATTAAAATCGGAGATCAAATCGCTGTTTTTCCCCATGAAGTGAGCCCCGTGGATGGCGTCGTTTATGAGGGTCAGGGTAAAATGGATGAATCTTATCTCACGGGCGAGCCTTATCAACTGGCCAAAGCTCCAGGGACCACCATCCTTTCCGGAGCGATCAATGGGGAAACCATGCTTATCGTCCAAGCAGAGAAATTACCTGTCGATTCGCGATATAACAAAATTGTCGAAGTCATGACCGAAAGCCAACAGAAGCGACCAACCTTACGTCGTCTTGGAGATCAGGTTGGGGCGGTTTTTGTGCCCATCGCTTTGGGGTTTGCAGGCTTGGCTTGGGTCTTATCCGGAGATCCGATGCGATTCCTGTCCGTTTTGGTCATTGCCACCCCTTGCCCGCTCTTGATTGCAATTCCGATCACCATCATCAGTGCCATCTCTATGGCCGCACGGCAAGGTATTATCATCAAAGATCCTGTAGCCTTAGAGCGGCTCCCAACTTGTCGAACAGCGATATTTGATAAAACGGGCACCTTAACTTACGGAAAGCCAGAGCTCATCAATGCCTTTATTGCACCTGGATTTGAAGAAATGCGCGTGCTGCAGTTGGCCTCAAGCCTTGAAAAATACTCCAAACATCCTTTGGCTCAAGGGTTCATCAAAGCAACTCGTAAACATAAGCTTCTCTTAAGAGAAGCCACCAAGGTATCCGAAAGGCCAGGACAAGGATTAACAGGTGTCATTGAGGGTCAAAAGATTCACATTACCCATCGAAAGAGACTCCTTGAAGTATCCCCAAACATCGCCGCTCACCTGCCCTCCATTAATCCAGGCCTGGAATGTATTGTAATGATCAATAATGCTTACGCAGGCACATTTCAGTTTCGGGATGCCCCTCGAAAAGAAGGGCTGTCCTTCATTCGCCACCTCGGGCCCAAGCACAAGATCAATCGCATTCTCCTTGTGTCTGGAGACAAAGAATCCGAAGTGCGCTATCTTGCAGATTTGCTGAAAATTCGTGAAGTTCATTTCTCGCAAAGCCCAGAACAGAAACTCGATATTATGCGCCATGAAATCGCCCTCGCCCCCACGCTGTTTGTCGGTGACGGTATTAATGATGCGCCCGCCCTCACCCTTGCCACTGTTGGGATTGCCTTTGGCAGTGAGAATAATATTACAGCAGCTGCGGCCGGCGTTGTTGTATTAGATAATAATTTGCGTAAAGTCGATCAATTTATCCATATCAGCTACACCATGCGAAAGATTGCCCTACAAAGTGCTGTGGGGGGGATGGTATTAAGCCTCATTGGCATGGGATTTGCCGCGTTTGGGTATATCACCCCGGTTGCTGGCGCTCTTCTTCAAGAAGGCATCGATATACTCGCCATCTTTAATGCCCTTCGCCTCACCTTCGGCCAAAAAATTAAGACGGATATGAAAGGGTGA
- a CDS encoding CarD family transcriptional regulator, translating into MTKMFNEGDYVVYPAHGVGRVVGHETQSIGEIEVSLVVVSFEKDRMILRLPLSKAKAAGLRPLSTSEDMGVALQMLTIRTKSRRTMWSRRAQEYEAKINSGDPKSIAEVIRDLYRATTQSDQSYSERQIYQAALERFVRELAAVEQIDESSATQKLEGFLKAA; encoded by the coding sequence ATGACAAAAATGTTTAACGAAGGTGATTATGTTGTTTACCCAGCCCATGGCGTAGGCCGTGTTGTTGGTCACGAAACTCAGTCCATTGGAGAGATCGAAGTTTCTCTTGTGGTTGTTTCTTTTGAGAAAGATCGTATGATCTTACGCTTGCCTTTGTCAAAAGCGAAAGCCGCTGGTCTTCGCCCTTTGAGTACTTCTGAAGATATGGGTGTCGCTTTGCAAATGCTCACTATCCGCACCAAATCCCGCCGCACCATGTGGAGCCGCCGCGCTCAAGAATACGAAGCAAAAATCAATTCTGGTGATCCAAAATCTATTGCTGAAGTCATTCGTGACTTGTACCGGGCAACCACTCAATCGGACCAATCTTACAGCGAGCGTCAAATTTATCAAGCTGCATTGGAGCGCTTTGTGCGCGAACTCGCAGCCGTTGAGCAAATTGATGAATCGTCGGCAACTCAAAAGCTTGAGGGCTTCTTAAAAGCTGCTTAA